The Fibrobacter sp. nucleotide sequence CGGGTGTGCCGCAACCAGCGCATCCACTGCCACAAGGTCTTCAAGGGCATCGCCGCACGGGGAAAGTGCTCGATGGGGTGGTTCTTCGGATTCAAGCTGCACCTGATCATCAACGAGAAAGGAGAGATCCTCTCCTTCATGTTCACTCCGGCCGACGTCGACGACCGCGAGCCGCTCAAGTCCATGGGCTTCGTCAAGGAGATCTACGGGAAGCTGGTCGGTGACAAAGGATACATATCGAAAGAGCTGTTCGAGGAACTGTTCGTCGACGGCATCCAACTGATAACCAAGGTGAAGAACAACATGAAGAACTGCCTGATGAGCGTCTCCGACAAGATACTGCTCCGCAAAAGGGCGGTCATAGAGTCTGTCAATGACGAACTCAAGAACATCGCGCAGCTGGAGCATTCAAGGCATCGCTCGTTCAACAACTTC carries:
- a CDS encoding IS982 family transposase, whose product is MEEPDGKRHRNKPNRLSDAEVITILVAFHMGAHRCLKHFYLEFVCRHWTHLFPKTVSYNRFVELERDVALLLLVFVKHVLLGKCTGISFVDSTAMRVCRNQRIHCHKVFKGIAARGKCSMGWFFGFKLHLIINEKGEILSFMFTPADVDDREPLKSMGFVKEIYGKLVGDKGYISKELFEELFVDGIQLITKVKNNMKNCLMSVSDKILLRKRAVIESVNDELKNIAQLEHSRHRSFNNFIVNAVAAIAAYCFFPKKPSISVETYSDNQLTIF